In Plutella xylostella chromosome 4, ilPluXylo3.1, whole genome shotgun sequence, a genomic segment contains:
- the LOC105385561 gene encoding uncharacterized protein LOC105385561, translating into MASGDTTDPYMKKGRSSPPALTERRPSGGNLPAKNSTYVYVNEAYSGELSSRGDLRTIQVEQPSGVVREQYWACAKWPRAQKFLAIAVAVLFGAVIGLVVSLVLKGRPALIVDFTRKSEA; encoded by the exons ATGGCTTCCGGAGATACCACAGATCCTTACATGAAGAAGGGCAGGAGTAGCCCCCCGGCTCTGACCGAAAGAAGACCGAGTGGAGGCAACTTGCCAGCCAAGAATAGCACCTATGTGTATGTGAATGAGGCGTATAGTGGGGAGCTGAGCAGCCGCGGCGATTTAAGGACAATACAAGTGGAACAGCCTTCTGG CGTGGTGCGCGAGCAGTACTGGGCGTGCGCCAAGTGGCCGCGCGCACAGAAGTTCCTCGCCATCGCCGTGGCGGTGCTGTTCGGAGCCGTCATCGGGCTCGTCGTGAGTCTCGTGCTGAAGGGGCGCCCGGCGCTGATAGTAGACTTCACTAGGAAGTCTGAAGCGTAG